The Oleiphilus messinensis DNA segment TTCCAGATCAAAGATTTGATAAAACATATGTGGAATCGTCGCAGTTCTGCGATTACCAATTGAGCCACCGCGCTTTTTTCGATACCATTTCGCCGCATATCCCAGCTCATCAAGGATTCTTGATATGAAACGAGTCGTTTACCCTGGAACTTTCGATCCAATAACCAAAGGCCATACCGATCTGGTCGAACGTGCGAGCCGTCTTTTTGATCATATTATCGTCGCGGTAGCCGCCAGCCCTAAAAAACGCCCGTTGTTTGAATTGGAAAAACGTGTCGAACTGGCCCAAAAGTCACTGCAGCACCTCCCCAATGTCGAAGTTGTTGGCTTTGACAACTTACTGGCGGAGTTCGTCCAGCAAAATAACATTAATGTTATTCTTCGTGGCTTGAGAGCGGTATCTGATTTCGAATATGAATTCCAACTCGCAGATATGAACCGGAAACTTGCCCCCGGTGTAGAGAGCATTTTTTTAACACCGGCGAATAACCTATCCTTTATTTCCTCAACCTTGATTCGGGAAATCGCCTTGCTGGGTGGAGATATTACCGAGTTTGTACCCGATATTGTTGCCCAGGCGTTATCGGAGTTGAATAACGAGAACCCGGGCTAAGCGACCTAGATCCAATAAAACGTAGATCCAACAAAGCATAGAGCCAAAAAAACGCAGATCACGAAACATTAAACCGACACGATCAATAGAAGTACAATTTATTTCTGTTGTACGATTAATTCAGCTGCACTTACGATTAAAATGCAGCATTACGATTAAATCAGTAATTTCAGCGCTCCGCGCCTGAAAGCACACCCGATTGGGCAGTATTGAGAGGTAAAACCCCATGGCACTGATGATTACAGACGACTGCATTAACTGCGATGTTTGTGAACCGGAATGTCCGAATGAAGCGATTTCTCCAGGAGAGGAGATTTACGAAATTGATCCGGGAAAGTGCACCGAATGTGTTGGTCACTATGATGAACCACAGTGCCAACAGGTTTGCCCTGTCGATTGCATTCCACTCGACCCGGAGCATAATGAAACCAACGAACAGCTAATGGAAAAATACCATAAGCTCACGGGTCTCTAATCCAGACATAACCTCTGAAGGGCGCAGATAAAATGCAACGATGTTCACTGAACCGCCTAGTTTTGTTTACGCTCTTCTCCAGTTTGCTACTATTTGGCTGTGCCAACACCCCGTCCACGCCCAAAAATGGCGCTGTCGCAACCACGCATCCACTGGCCACACAAGCGGCATTTCGGGCACTGGACAGAGGTGGGAATGCATTTGATGCGGCGGTCGCGGCAGCCGCAACACTCGCCGTTGTAGAACCATACAGTGCCAGCCTCGGGGGTGGCAGTCTGTGGCTGATACAGAGCAAAGACGATGCTCCAGTTCTGCTTGATGCATTACCGACCGCACCGCGCTCTAGTTTCGACCAGGTCTCGACCGAGGGAGCCTTGTCAGCAGCCATTCCCGGGCATGTCACGGCATTAACAACGGTAAATCGCGAGTTCGGCATTATGCCAATCGCGGCAACGTTGCGTGACGCCATTCAAATCGCGGAAAATGGCTTTCGCATAAACCGCCAATACATAAATATTGCCCAAAGTCAGCGC contains these protein-coding regions:
- the coaD gene encoding pantetheine-phosphate adenylyltransferase — translated: MKRVVYPGTFDPITKGHTDLVERASRLFDHIIVAVAASPKKRPLFELEKRVELAQKSLQHLPNVEVVGFDNLLAEFVQQNNINVILRGLRAVSDFEYEFQLADMNRKLAPGVESIFLTPANNLSFISSTLIREIALLGGDITEFVPDIVAQALSELNNENPG
- a CDS encoding YfhL family 4Fe-4S dicluster ferredoxin; this translates as MALMITDDCINCDVCEPECPNEAISPGEEIYEIDPGKCTECVGHYDEPQCQQVCPVDCIPLDPEHNETNEQLMEKYHKLTGL